One stretch of Cellulomonas wangsupingiae DNA includes these proteins:
- a CDS encoding PP2C family protein-serine/threonine phosphatase — protein MDDVVNEAPGAAAPAAGGTVCAACGERAGDGARFCESCGAPLAAAAPAAEVTPTAAEVAPEVVAAEVAAEPAVGPSTADAPGTGPVPHPDACPACGGEVATDGYCTQCGARAPVERDHREEQPAPHVAGVSDVGVRRRRNEDALALGVVGDVSVLVVCDGVSSAPDSDVASQAAATTARDVLVAGAADVGADDAAGWSRLLVASGHRADAAAHAAVDDATARQDPPSCTFAAAVAGPTLLVAGWLGDSRVYWLPDAGTPEQLTEDDSVAAELMAGGMSRAAAERSPDAHAITRWLGADAGETTARTVATRPSGPGWVLACSDGLWNYASAPEVVADLLREAVRRVGTDPLALSRDLVAWANARGGHDNVTAALARVTGPTAGDADAHEADAGTAPTARRRPPGNLREQPVAPAP, from the coding sequence GTGGACGACGTGGTGAACGAGGCCCCCGGGGCCGCGGCCCCGGCTGCCGGGGGGACGGTGTGCGCCGCGTGCGGTGAGCGCGCCGGTGACGGTGCGCGGTTCTGCGAGTCGTGCGGTGCGCCGCTCGCGGCGGCGGCGCCGGCGGCCGAGGTGACGCCGACCGCGGCGGAGGTGGCGCCGGAGGTCGTGGCGGCGGAGGTGGCGGCGGAGCCGGCCGTCGGACCGTCGACGGCAGACGCACCCGGGACCGGGCCCGTCCCGCACCCGGACGCGTGCCCGGCCTGCGGCGGGGAGGTCGCGACCGACGGCTACTGCACGCAGTGCGGCGCCCGTGCACCCGTCGAGCGCGACCACCGCGAGGAGCAGCCGGCGCCTCACGTCGCCGGCGTCAGCGACGTGGGCGTGCGGCGCCGCCGCAACGAGGACGCACTCGCCCTGGGCGTCGTCGGCGACGTCAGCGTGCTCGTCGTGTGCGACGGCGTGTCCTCCGCACCCGACTCCGACGTCGCCAGCCAGGCGGCGGCCACCACGGCGCGCGACGTCCTGGTGGCCGGCGCCGCCGACGTCGGCGCGGACGACGCCGCCGGGTGGTCGCGGCTCCTGGTCGCGTCCGGGCACCGTGCCGACGCCGCCGCGCACGCCGCCGTCGACGACGCGACAGCCCGGCAGGACCCGCCGTCGTGCACGTTCGCCGCCGCGGTCGCCGGCCCGACGCTGCTGGTCGCGGGCTGGCTGGGCGACTCCCGCGTCTACTGGCTGCCCGACGCGGGCACGCCCGAGCAGCTCACCGAGGACGACTCGGTGGCCGCCGAGCTCATGGCCGGCGGCATGTCCCGCGCCGCGGCCGAGCGCTCCCCCGACGCGCACGCCATCACCCGGTGGCTCGGCGCCGACGCCGGCGAGACGACGGCCCGCACCGTCGCGACCCGCCCGTCCGGGCCCGGCTGGGTGCTCGCGTGCTCCGACGGCCTGTGGAACTACGCCTCGGCCCCGGAGGTCGTCGCCGACCTGCTGCGCGAGGCCGTGCGGCGCGTCGGCACGGACCCCCTGGCCCTGTCGCGCGACCTGGTCGCCTGGGCCAACGCCCGCGGCGGGCACGACAACGTGACGGCCGCGCTCGCACGGGTCACCGGGCCCACGGCCGGTGACGCCGACGCGCACGAGGCTGACGCCGGCACCGCACCCACGGCACGGCGACGACCTCCCGGTAACCTCCGGGAACAGCCTGTCGCACCCGCACCCTGA
- a CDS encoding PPOX class F420-dependent oxidoreductase, with translation MARSIATTTTVDLAGLLEFVRPRHHLLLVTTRADGRPQVSPVSGGVDDAGRIVISTYPDRAKVRNAERDPDVSVCVLSDEWDGPWVQVDGRAEVLHMPQAEDALVDYYRCIAGEHPDWAEYRAAMRLQGKSLIRVTPERWGPLATGGFPADVAARLDAAT, from the coding sequence ATGGCACGCAGCATCGCGACGACCACCACCGTCGACCTGGCCGGGCTCCTGGAGTTCGTGCGCCCGCGGCACCACCTGCTGCTGGTGACCACGCGCGCGGACGGGCGCCCGCAGGTCTCCCCGGTGAGCGGCGGCGTGGACGACGCCGGACGCATCGTCATCTCGACGTACCCCGACCGGGCGAAGGTCCGCAACGCCGAGCGCGACCCCGACGTGAGCGTCTGCGTGCTCTCCGACGAGTGGGACGGCCCCTGGGTGCAGGTCGACGGCCGCGCCGAGGTGCTGCACATGCCGCAGGCCGAGGACGCGCTCGTCGACTACTACCGCTGCATCGCCGGCGAGCACCCCGACTGGGCCGAGTACCGCGCGGCGATGCGCCTGCAGGGCAAGAGCCTGATCCGCGTGACGCCGGAGCGCTGGGGCCCGCTCGCGACGGGCGGCTTCCCGGCCGACGTCGCCGCACGCCTCGACGCCGCGACCTGA
- a CDS encoding serine/threonine-protein kinase: MTTATACREPGCTGTYEDGWCDVCGSPAPAGATSTTTGTATPPATGPAPGGATGARTPSAMLGTGIAPGVPAPGRAGADPEAERSTRTGRTSSTRLASAALGSARTAATGSRATRRLGTSSTRLRRARLGAGLTTVPPAPVDDPLQAVMTDPQVPERKRFCAACGEPVGRGRDGVPARTQGFCPSCGARFDFDPRLTPGTLVGGQYEVAGCLAHGGMGWIYLARDRNVSGRWVVLKGLLNSGDPDAVAAAISERQFLARVEHPLIVEIYNFVQHDGDGYTVMEFVGGRSLKELLTDRREASGHVDPLPVDQALAFVLEVLPAFAYLHDVGLLYCDFKPDNVIQAGDALKLIDMGGVRRIDDDQSAIYGTVGYQAPEVPVDGPSVASDVYTIGRTLATLVLDFRGNTTTYVAALPPVDETPVFARYDSFYRLLAKACAPDPSDRFGSVDEMRAQVLGVLREVVAADRGAGDPPLTSAASVLFEPPVTDHVDRPLAWDELPALKVDPDDPAAGWLSGVNVTDPEQRLAALADAPDDTVEVRLLRATSAIEAGRPDVVTAAVEAILADDPWEWRAVWTQGLAQLATGDPVGARASFNAVYGQVPGELAPKLALAVACELSGEPGIAEQLYATCAYADANYTAPAAFGLARLRLASLHLDDALAALDLVTPTRSSYPQARLMRARILARSRSDLPSLAAALDSVRTVSLAPAEHAALRVDVLSTALATVDAGGTAPGVTLDGAPATRAGVTDALEAAYRDQAALTEDRATRVALVDRANEVRRWTTW; the protein is encoded by the coding sequence ATGACCACCGCGACCGCCTGCCGCGAGCCCGGCTGCACGGGGACGTACGAGGACGGCTGGTGCGACGTGTGCGGGTCGCCCGCACCCGCCGGCGCCACGTCGACGACCACGGGGACGGCGACGCCGCCGGCCACCGGCCCGGCGCCCGGCGGCGCAACGGGTGCACGCACCCCGTCCGCGATGCTCGGCACCGGCATCGCGCCCGGTGTCCCCGCACCCGGGCGCGCGGGCGCCGACCCCGAGGCGGAGCGCTCCACCCGCACCGGCCGCACCAGCTCGACGCGGCTCGCGTCGGCGGCACTCGGCTCGGCACGCACGGCCGCGACCGGCTCGCGCGCGACGCGGCGCCTGGGCACGTCCTCGACGCGCCTGCGGCGCGCACGCCTCGGCGCCGGCCTGACGACGGTCCCGCCCGCCCCGGTGGACGACCCGCTGCAGGCCGTCATGACGGACCCGCAGGTCCCGGAGCGCAAGCGGTTCTGCGCCGCGTGCGGCGAGCCCGTCGGGCGGGGCCGCGACGGCGTCCCGGCGCGCACCCAGGGCTTCTGCCCGTCGTGCGGCGCCCGGTTCGACTTCGACCCGCGCCTGACGCCCGGCACGCTCGTAGGCGGGCAGTACGAGGTCGCCGGGTGCCTCGCGCACGGCGGCATGGGCTGGATCTACCTGGCCCGCGACCGCAACGTGTCCGGCCGGTGGGTCGTCCTCAAGGGCCTGCTGAACAGCGGCGACCCGGACGCGGTCGCCGCGGCGATCTCCGAGCGGCAGTTCCTCGCGCGTGTCGAGCACCCGCTGATCGTCGAGATCTACAACTTCGTGCAGCACGACGGCGACGGGTACACCGTCATGGAGTTCGTCGGCGGGCGGTCGCTGAAGGAGCTGCTGACCGACCGCCGCGAGGCCTCCGGGCACGTCGACCCGCTGCCCGTCGACCAGGCCCTCGCGTTCGTCCTCGAGGTGCTGCCCGCGTTCGCGTACCTGCACGACGTGGGCCTGCTGTACTGCGACTTCAAGCCCGACAACGTCATCCAGGCCGGCGACGCCCTCAAGCTCATCGACATGGGCGGCGTCCGGCGCATCGACGACGACCAGTCCGCGATCTACGGCACGGTCGGGTACCAGGCGCCGGAGGTGCCGGTCGACGGCCCGTCCGTCGCGTCGGACGTCTACACGATCGGCCGCACCCTGGCCACGCTCGTCCTGGACTTCCGCGGCAACACCACGACGTACGTCGCGGCGCTGCCCCCGGTCGACGAGACCCCCGTGTTCGCGCGGTACGACTCGTTCTACCGGCTGCTCGCCAAGGCGTGCGCACCCGACCCGTCGGACCGGTTCGGGTCCGTCGACGAGATGCGCGCCCAGGTGCTCGGGGTCCTGCGCGAGGTCGTCGCCGCCGACCGCGGCGCGGGCGACCCCCCGCTGACCAGCGCCGCGTCCGTGCTGTTCGAGCCGCCCGTGACCGACCACGTCGACCGGCCGCTGGCGTGGGACGAGCTGCCGGCGCTCAAGGTCGACCCGGACGACCCCGCTGCCGGGTGGCTGTCCGGCGTCAACGTGACGGACCCGGAGCAGCGGCTCGCGGCCCTCGCGGACGCACCGGACGACACCGTCGAGGTCCGTCTGCTGCGCGCGACCAGCGCGATCGAGGCGGGACGTCCCGACGTCGTGACGGCCGCGGTCGAGGCGATCCTCGCCGACGACCCGTGGGAGTGGCGCGCGGTGTGGACGCAGGGCCTCGCGCAGCTCGCGACCGGGGACCCCGTGGGGGCGCGCGCGTCGTTCAACGCCGTCTACGGGCAGGTCCCGGGCGAGCTCGCGCCCAAGCTGGCGCTCGCGGTGGCCTGCGAGCTGTCCGGCGAGCCGGGGATCGCGGAGCAGCTCTACGCGACGTGCGCCTACGCCGACGCCAACTACACGGCCCCTGCCGCGTTCGGCCTCGCGCGCCTGCGCCTGGCGTCCCTGCACCTCGACGACGCCCTCGCGGCGCTCGACCTGGTGACGCCGACGCGCAGCTCCTACCCGCAGGCGCGCCTCATGCGGGCCCGGATCCTCGCCCGGTCACGCAGCGACCTGCCCTCGCTGGCCGCCGCGCTCGACTCGGTGCGCACGGTGTCGCTCGCACCGGCCGAGCACGCGGCCCTGCGGGTCGACGTGCTGAGCACCGCGCTCGCGACGGTGGACGCGGGCGGTACGGCGCCCGGCGTGACCCTCGACGGCGCTCCGGCGACCCGCGCCGGTGTGACCGACGCGCTGGAGGCCGCGTACCGCGACCAGGCGGCCCTCACCGAGGACCGTGCGACGCGCGTCGCGCTCGTCGACCGCGCCAACGAGGTGCGCAGGTGGACGACGTGGTGA
- a CDS encoding NCS1 family nucleobase:cation symporter-1 translates to MTAPHDTPAVTPTDAPPPPAAALAAASPHDLVQAAGMPVGAGEIKATYDPRLTNEDLAPLKKQTWSSYNIFAFWMSDVHSVGGYVTAGSLFALGIASWQVLVALVVGIVIVQVFCNLVAKPSQKTGVPYPVINRAIFGVLGANIPAVIRGLIAVAWYGVQTFLASEALNIIFLKFLPGSAALLEPSFLGLSALGWISYAILWVAQAAVFWNGMETIRRFIDWAGPAVYVVMIVLAVYLVSEAGWSNISLSLSSGPPMTFAASIPVMLSAIALVVSYFAGPMLNFGDFSRYGHSFAAVKKGNFLGLPVNFLFFSLLTVVCASATVPVFGELMTDPIKTVEAIDTPFAILLGGLTFVTATVGINIVANFISPAFDFSNVSPQRISWRTGGMIAAVGSVLLTPWNWYANDDAIHYTLGVLGALIGPLFGILIAGYYVIGKQRVHVDDMFTMAPTGRYWYTRGYNRNAVATVVGAGLVAVAAAVLPKPLAALGLLDVQWIASYSWFIGCGVGFAMFVWLERRNPQIPVLDGSEAHVSDGTQDTPAVVSHHAEPTGS, encoded by the coding sequence ATGACCGCTCCGCACGACACCCCCGCCGTCACCCCGACCGACGCACCGCCGCCACCCGCGGCCGCCCTGGCCGCCGCGTCCCCGCACGACCTCGTCCAGGCCGCGGGCATGCCCGTGGGCGCGGGCGAGATCAAGGCGACGTACGACCCGCGGCTGACCAACGAGGACCTGGCGCCGCTGAAGAAGCAGACCTGGTCGTCGTACAACATCTTCGCGTTCTGGATGTCCGACGTGCACAGCGTCGGCGGCTACGTCACCGCCGGCTCGCTGTTCGCGCTCGGCATCGCGTCCTGGCAGGTGCTCGTCGCCCTCGTCGTCGGCATCGTCATCGTGCAGGTGTTCTGCAACCTCGTCGCCAAGCCCAGCCAGAAGACGGGCGTGCCGTACCCGGTCATCAACCGCGCGATCTTCGGGGTGCTCGGCGCCAACATCCCCGCCGTCATCCGCGGCCTGATCGCCGTGGCCTGGTACGGCGTCCAGACGTTCCTCGCGTCCGAGGCGCTCAACATCATCTTCCTCAAGTTCCTGCCCGGCTCCGCCGCGCTGCTCGAGCCCTCGTTCCTGGGTCTGTCCGCGCTCGGCTGGATCTCGTACGCGATCCTGTGGGTCGCGCAGGCCGCGGTGTTCTGGAACGGCATGGAGACGATCCGCCGGTTCATCGACTGGGCCGGCCCCGCGGTGTACGTCGTCATGATCGTCCTGGCCGTCTACCTGGTCTCCGAGGCCGGTTGGAGCAACATCTCCCTCAGCCTGTCGTCCGGGCCGCCGATGACGTTCGCGGCGTCGATCCCCGTCATGCTCTCGGCCATCGCGCTCGTGGTCTCGTACTTCGCCGGCCCCATGCTGAACTTCGGCGACTTCTCGCGCTACGGGCACTCGTTCGCCGCCGTCAAGAAGGGCAACTTCCTCGGCCTGCCGGTCAACTTCCTGTTCTTCTCGCTGCTGACCGTGGTGTGCGCGTCGGCCACCGTGCCCGTGTTCGGCGAGCTGATGACCGACCCCATCAAGACCGTCGAGGCCATCGACACACCGTTCGCCATCCTGCTGGGCGGTCTGACGTTCGTCACCGCGACCGTCGGCATCAACATCGTCGCCAACTTCATCTCCCCCGCGTTCGACTTCTCGAACGTCTCCCCCCAGCGCATCTCGTGGCGCACCGGCGGCATGATCGCGGCGGTCGGCTCCGTGCTCCTCACGCCCTGGAACTGGTACGCCAACGACGACGCGATCCACTACACGCTCGGGGTGCTCGGCGCCCTCATCGGCCCGCTCTTCGGCATCCTCATCGCCGGGTACTACGTCATCGGCAAGCAGCGCGTCCACGTCGACGACATGTTCACCATGGCCCCCACCGGCCGGTACTGGTACACCCGAGGCTACAACCGCAACGCGGTCGCGACGGTCGTGGGGGCGGGGCTCGTGGCGGTCGCGGCGGCCGTGCTGCCCAAGCCGCTGGCGGCGCTCGGCCTGCTCGACGTCCAGTGGATCGCGTCGTACTCCTGGTTCATCGGCTGCGGCGTCGGGTTCGCGATGTTCGTGTGGCTCGAACGCCGCAACCCGCAGATCCCGGTGCTCGACGGGTCCGAGGCGCACGTCTCCGACGGCACGCAGGACACCCCGGCGGTCGTCAGCCACCACGCCGAGCCCACGGGCTCCTGA
- a CDS encoding VWA domain-containing protein: MATFRADVFQNEFLPDGGTDVHAIVTVTAQGVGGAATAAGGVAEIIMVDTSGSMTGPMLAAAKHAAQVALDHIPDGTWFAIVSGSHVAQRVFPYPNAPVAIVQMEPAARAEAKRAVSRLGAQGGTAMSTWLRLADKIFATQPAVTQRHAILLTDGKNESEPREQLTSAIRDVTGRFQCDARGVGERWQVDELREIATALLGSVELIADPAGIADDFRALLAASLSRGVSDAQLRVWTPQGGQVLFVRQVAPTVEDLTARRTAVTPLIGGYPTGAWADESRDYHVAVRVPSKPLGSEQLAARVQVAVGDEVVASGLVKAAWSDDASLTARISPEVAHYTGQAELASVIQEGLAAKAAGDEATATVKLGRAVQLAAETGNEEATSKLRRVVEIEDEEHGTVRLKRGASRLDEMALDTASTKTSRVRR, encoded by the coding sequence GTGGCCACGTTCCGTGCCGACGTCTTCCAGAACGAGTTCCTGCCCGACGGCGGGACCGACGTCCACGCCATCGTCACGGTCACCGCGCAGGGCGTCGGAGGTGCGGCGACCGCCGCCGGCGGCGTCGCGGAGATCATCATGGTCGACACGTCGGGCTCGATGACGGGGCCCATGCTCGCGGCCGCGAAGCACGCGGCGCAGGTCGCGCTCGACCACATCCCCGACGGCACGTGGTTCGCGATCGTCAGCGGCAGCCACGTCGCGCAGCGCGTCTTCCCGTACCCGAACGCGCCGGTCGCCATCGTGCAGATGGAGCCCGCCGCGCGCGCGGAGGCCAAGCGCGCGGTGTCGCGCCTGGGCGCGCAGGGCGGCACGGCGATGAGCACGTGGCTGCGCCTGGCCGACAAGATCTTCGCGACCCAGCCGGCCGTGACGCAGCGGCACGCGATCCTGCTGACCGACGGCAAGAACGAGTCGGAGCCGCGCGAGCAGCTCACGTCGGCGATCCGCGACGTCACCGGCCGGTTCCAGTGCGACGCGCGCGGCGTCGGGGAGCGGTGGCAGGTCGACGAGCTGCGCGAGATCGCGACGGCGCTGCTCGGCAGCGTCGAGCTGATCGCCGACCCGGCGGGCATCGCCGACGACTTCCGGGCGCTGCTCGCGGCCTCGCTGTCCCGCGGCGTCTCGGACGCGCAGCTGCGGGTGTGGACGCCGCAGGGCGGGCAGGTCCTGTTCGTCCGGCAGGTCGCGCCGACCGTCGAGGACCTCACGGCGCGGCGCACCGCGGTGACGCCGCTGATCGGCGGGTACCCGACGGGCGCCTGGGCGGACGAGTCCCGCGACTACCACGTGGCCGTGCGGGTGCCGTCCAAGCCGCTGGGGTCCGAGCAGCTCGCCGCGCGCGTGCAGGTCGCCGTCGGCGACGAGGTCGTCGCGTCCGGGCTGGTCAAGGCCGCCTGGTCCGACGACGCGTCCCTGACGGCGCGCATCAGCCCCGAGGTCGCGCACTACACGGGCCAGGCGGAGCTCGCGTCCGTCATCCAGGAGGGCCTGGCGGCCAAGGCCGCCGGCGACGAGGCGACGGCCACCGTCAAGCTGGGCCGGGCGGTGCAGCTCGCCGCCGAGACCGGCAACGAGGAGGCGACGTCGAAGCTGCGTCGCGTGGTGGAGATCGAGGACGAGGAGCACGGCACGGTGCGACTGAAGCGCGGCGCGTCCCGCCTGGACGAGATGGCCCTGGACACGGCCTCGACGAAGACGTCGCGGGTGCGGCGATGA
- a CDS encoding glutamate ABC transporter substrate-binding protein: protein MSTRTTDTSHGDGAARRRRVLRAALATAAFVAVALGGCARPAPGGTAVIPPAAEAAAAPAPAAAECADAITSYAPTTGTQIPAGSTMEAIRSRGHLVVGVSADTLRMGARNPFTGQIEGFDIDVARQVAQAILGDPDAIRFRVITAGDRIPVLVDHEVDLVARAFTMNCERWADIAFSAEYFTAGQKVLVSTESEATGIEGLAGRRVCAPEGTTTLERLADYDVEAVGARTHSACLALFQQGRVDAITGDDTVLAGFVAQDPYARVVGEAFSAEPYGLGIPADQVDMARFVNAVLDGMKADGTWTQLYDRWLGEALGPAPAPPSSVYGRS from the coding sequence ATGAGCACACGCACGACGGACACCTCGCACGGGGACGGCGCCGCGCGCCGGCGCCGGGTGCTGCGCGCAGCGCTCGCGACGGCGGCGTTCGTGGCCGTCGCGCTCGGCGGCTGCGCACGGCCCGCCCCCGGGGGCACGGCCGTGATCCCCCCGGCGGCCGAGGCCGCCGCCGCGCCCGCCCCGGCCGCGGCGGAGTGCGCCGACGCCATCACGTCGTACGCGCCGACCACGGGCACGCAGATCCCGGCGGGCTCGACGATGGAGGCCATCCGGTCACGCGGCCACCTGGTCGTCGGGGTGTCCGCGGACACCCTGCGCATGGGTGCGCGCAACCCGTTCACGGGGCAGATCGAGGGCTTCGACATCGACGTCGCGCGGCAGGTCGCCCAGGCGATCCTCGGCGACCCCGACGCGATCCGGTTCCGCGTCATCACGGCCGGCGACCGCATCCCCGTCCTCGTGGACCACGAGGTCGACCTGGTCGCCCGCGCGTTCACCATGAACTGCGAGCGCTGGGCGGACATCGCCTTCTCCGCGGAGTACTTCACGGCCGGGCAGAAGGTGCTGGTCAGCACGGAGTCCGAGGCGACGGGCATCGAAGGGCTCGCCGGGCGGCGCGTGTGCGCACCCGAGGGCACGACGACGCTCGAGCGGCTCGCCGACTACGACGTCGAGGCCGTCGGGGCGCGGACCCACTCCGCCTGCCTCGCGCTGTTCCAGCAGGGGCGCGTCGACGCGATCACCGGCGACGACACCGTCCTGGCCGGGTTCGTCGCGCAGGACCCGTACGCGCGCGTCGTCGGCGAGGCGTTCAGCGCCGAGCCGTACGGCCTGGGCATCCCCGCCGACCAGGTCGACATGGCACGGTTCGTCAACGCCGTCCTCGACGGCATGAAGGCCGACGGCACGTGGACGCAGCTCTACGACCGCTGGCTGGGCGAGGCCCTGGGCCCGGCGCCCGCACCGCCGTCGTCCGTGTACGGACGGTCGTGA
- a CDS encoding helix-turn-helix domain-containing protein, giving the protein MSTAPDTGSLLASFDAEQLGARLRELREDRGLTLREVGSRLGISASAVSQIERGVLRPSVNRLFELVTAVDATLVDVFGGTSGTPDVELSGVPDGYVVRRAVEVESVTLEGGVVYRRLSPGVSHDVDFFESTYPPHTVAGRQHELVTHVGYEIGTVVRGELTIDFADERVMLRAGDTISYACTTPHRLSNRSDDVTVATWLIVHPGAGVR; this is encoded by the coding sequence GTGAGCACCGCACCGGACACAGGCAGCCTCCTGGCGTCCTTCGACGCCGAGCAGCTCGGTGCGCGGCTGCGCGAGCTGCGCGAGGACCGCGGCCTGACGCTGCGCGAGGTCGGGAGCAGGCTCGGCATCTCCGCCAGCGCGGTCTCGCAGATCGAGCGCGGCGTCCTGCGCCCCTCGGTCAACCGGCTCTTCGAGCTCGTGACGGCCGTCGACGCGACCCTCGTCGACGTGTTCGGCGGGACGTCCGGCACGCCCGACGTCGAGCTGTCGGGCGTGCCCGACGGGTACGTCGTGCGCCGCGCGGTGGAGGTCGAGTCCGTCACCCTCGAGGGGGGCGTCGTGTACCGGCGGCTGTCGCCCGGGGTCTCGCACGACGTCGACTTCTTCGAGTCCACCTACCCGCCGCACACCGTCGCGGGCCGCCAGCACGAGCTCGTGACCCACGTCGGGTACGAGATCGGGACGGTCGTGCGCGGCGAGCTGACGATCGACTTCGCCGACGAGCGCGTCATGCTGCGCGCCGGCGACACCATCTCCTACGCGTGCACCACGCCGCACCGGCTGAGCAACCGGTCCGACGACGTCACGGTCGCCACCTGGCTGATCGTGCACCCCGGCGCCGGCGTCCGCTGA
- a CDS encoding aspartate/glutamate racemase family protein: MTDDIHLRVVNPNTTRAMTDLIGRSARVVAGPGVTVEAVQPSTGPASIESHYEEALAAVGVLEQVLLGEAQGVDAYVVACFGDPGLDAARELARGPVLGIAEAAFHAASMVARRFSVVTSLGRTAGRAHELVERYGFAGACAAVHACEIPVLALEDPASGALDRVTAACRAAVEADDVDAVVLGCAGMAAFTGRISDAVGVPVVDGVGAATAFATGLVRAGLRTSTRGEYAAPPPKPVTGLLGGFAIRPTRPPAAVPSG; this comes from the coding sequence GTGACCGACGACATCCACCTCCGGGTCGTCAACCCCAACACCACCCGGGCGATGACCGACCTGATCGGTCGGTCCGCCCGGGTGGTGGCCGGGCCCGGGGTCACGGTCGAGGCCGTGCAGCCCAGCACCGGTCCGGCCTCGATCGAGAGCCACTACGAGGAGGCGCTGGCCGCGGTCGGCGTCCTCGAGCAGGTGCTGCTCGGCGAGGCGCAGGGCGTCGACGCGTACGTCGTCGCGTGCTTCGGCGACCCGGGGCTCGACGCGGCGCGCGAGCTGGCGCGCGGGCCGGTCCTCGGCATCGCCGAGGCGGCGTTCCACGCCGCGTCGATGGTCGCGCGGCGGTTCAGCGTGGTGACGTCGCTGGGCCGCACGGCCGGCCGGGCGCACGAGCTGGTCGAGCGCTACGGCTTCGCAGGCGCGTGCGCCGCGGTGCACGCGTGCGAGATCCCGGTGCTGGCGCTCGAGGACCCGGCGTCTGGCGCGCTGGACCGCGTGACGGCGGCGTGCCGCGCGGCCGTCGAGGCCGACGACGTGGACGCGGTGGTGCTCGGCTGTGCCGGGATGGCGGCGTTCACCGGGCGGATCTCCGACGCGGTGGGCGTCCCCGTCGTCGACGGGGTGGGTGCGGCGACGGCCTTCGCCACCGGACTGGTCCGGGCCGGGCTGCGGACCTCGACCCGCGGCGAGTACGCCGCACCGCCGCCCAAGCCGGTCACCGGGCTGCTCGGGGGGTTCGCGATCAGGCCGACGCGCCCTCCGGCCGCCGTCCCCTCCGGCTGA
- a CDS encoding FHA domain-containing protein, whose translation MSVTCPEGHTSASTDYCDVCGAPIGTPSAVASPTPSAAAPTPATCPHCGSPAATGALFCENCGYDFTTGAAPHVPATSSLDLGATAPAPAGAATAGAPTTAVPSGTGATPAPDPLEPPPAVASPPGTGAAPPSSVTSPATGASPTTTDPSAPLAPPLAGDDAWVAELWIDPDWYAAQQAEDPMPSVGLPVLVPLRERSVLVGRPSASRNIRPQVDAGADSGVSRRHCQLNTDGHRWWVEDLQSSNGTFVARVGEALPENPIRPGQRHELQDGDRLYIGSWTRLVVRRALPGEV comes from the coding sequence ATGAGCGTCACCTGCCCCGAGGGGCACACGAGCGCGTCGACCGACTACTGCGACGTGTGCGGAGCGCCGATCGGCACGCCGTCCGCGGTCGCTTCGCCCACCCCGTCCGCCGCGGCGCCGACGCCTGCCACGTGCCCGCACTGCGGCTCCCCCGCCGCGACCGGGGCCCTGTTCTGCGAGAACTGCGGCTACGACTTCACGACCGGCGCCGCGCCGCACGTCCCCGCGACCTCGTCGCTCGACCTGGGGGCGACGGCTCCGGCGCCCGCGGGTGCGGCCACCGCCGGCGCCCCGACGACCGCGGTCCCGTCCGGCACGGGTGCCACCCCGGCGCCCGACCCGCTGGAGCCGCCCCCGGCCGTCGCGTCACCGCCGGGAACCGGGGCGGCGCCGCCGTCCTCCGTGACGTCTCCGGCCACCGGGGCGTCGCCGACGACCACCGACCCCTCGGCCCCGCTCGCCCCGCCGCTCGCCGGCGACGACGCGTGGGTCGCCGAGCTGTGGATCGACCCGGACTGGTACGCCGCGCAGCAGGCCGAGGACCCCATGCCGTCCGTGGGCCTGCCCGTGCTGGTGCCGCTGCGGGAGCGCAGCGTGCTCGTCGGCCGCCCGTCGGCGTCGCGCAACATCCGCCCGCAGGTCGACGCGGGTGCCGACAGCGGCGTGTCCCGCCGGCACTGCCAGCTCAACACCGACGGCCACCGGTGGTGGGTCGAGGACCTGCAGTCGTCCAACGGCACGTTCGTCGCACGCGTCGGCGAGGCGCTGCCGGAGAACCCGATCCGGCCCGGTCAGCGGCACGAGCTGCAGGACGGCGACCGCCTGTACATCGGCTCCTGGACCCGCCTCGTCGTCCGCCGAGCCCTCCCGGGCGAGGTCTGA